A portion of the Sabethes cyaneus chromosome 3, idSabCyanKW18_F2, whole genome shotgun sequence genome contains these proteins:
- the LOC128741473 gene encoding carcinine transporter isoform X3, giving the protein MELVIPNSSWPVENCRDGWEYNTTEVKSSIVIDFDLVCEYDIYPTLGLVALNTGGPVGVYLFGMLNDRAGRRTSYFSCLATLLLGSFITAASTDFGMWAFSRVIVGLTIPAVYQIPFIIALELVGPNYRSFVTVMTCTFYTFGLMMLAGVTYLIRDWVELTLYTSVPFLLYFLYLIIMPESPRWLLMKGRLEEALKILEQMAKVNGKQFPAAFKNKLQQRMLAEKSRTVKREEVSIGAFDLCRTPNMRLKTILITLNWFVNETVYLGLSYYGPSLGENQYLSFFLSSLVEIPSYVICWIAMDRWGRRWPMCMLMILGGISCVATVVLPEDAVTETLILYLLSKAALSASFLIIYPFAGELYPTQVRGVGIGTSSYIGGLGLIVIPFITYLGKENLILPLVIMGCISVAGGFTGLRLPETLHHRLPQTLEDGELFGKDWTIDDCFRCVPARKSPATSYESLDHQPPDSGLELNAGIPITISLHEPDASNEKTPLEVSRMRRQTMKRIARQASTMDTQKTADGAMQLTYWF; this is encoded by the exons ATGGAGTTGGTTATTCCAAACAGTTCGTGGCCAGTGGAAAATTGTCGCGATGGCTGGGAATACAACACCACCGAGGTGAAATCATCGATTGTGATTGAT TTCGATTTGGTGTGCGAGTACGACATCTATCCCACGCTAGGACTAGTGGCACTGAACACGGGCGGCCCGGTTGGGGTGTACCTGTTCGGAATGCTGAACGATCGCGCCGGTCGTAGGACATCGTACTTTTCATGTCTGGCAACACTACTGCTGGGCAGTTTCATTACGGCCGCTAGCACTGATTTTGGCATGTGGGCTTTCAGCCGTGTTATCGTGGGCCTCACAATCCCCGCCGTATACCAAATCCCGTTCATTATTGCGCTGGAACTGGTCGGGCCGAACTATCGGTCGTTCGTTACCGTTATGACGTGTACCTTCTACACCTTCGGGCTGATGATGCTGGCGGGGGTGACCTATCTGATCCGAGATTGGGTTGAACTGACCCTGTACACTTCGGTGCCGTTTCTGTTGTATTTTCTGTACTTGATTATAATGCCCGAATCGCCGAGGTGGCTTCTGATGAAGGGTCGGCTGGAGGAGGCACTGAAAATTCTCGAACAGATGGCGAAGGTGAATGGGAAGCAGTTTCCGGCTGCgtttaaaaataaactgcaACAGAGGATGTTGGCGGAGAAAAGTAGAACCGTGAAGAGGGAGGAAGTATCGATCGGTGCGTTCGACCTATGTCGAACGCCCAATATGAGACTGAAAACTATTCTAATCACGCTGAACTGGTTTGTGAACGAGACGGTTTATCTAGGGTTAAGTTATTACGGACCGTCGCTGGGGGAGAATCAGTATCTGAGCTTTTTCCTCTCGTCGTTGGTGGAAATTCCTAGCTACGTGATATGCTGGATCGCTATGGACCGATGGGGCAGGCGGTGGCCGAtgtgtatgctgatgatcttgGG aGGGATTAGTTGCGTAGCAACCGTTGTTCTGCCGGAGGACGCAGTCACGGAGACGTTGATACTTTACCTGTTGTCGAAGGCAGCACTGTCAGCTTCATTTCTCATTATTTATCCCTTTGCTGGGGAGCTGTATCCCACACAGGTGCGTGGAGTCGGAATCGGAACCTCCAGTTATATTGGAGGACTAGGTCTGATTGTGATACCATTTATTACTTATTTG GGAAAAGAAAACCTAATTCTACCGCTAGTTATTATGGGTTGCATATCGGTGGCTGGTGGATTCACGGGACTGCGTCTACCGGAAACTCTTCACCATCGGCTGCCCCAGACGTTGGAAGACGGCGAACTGTTCGGTAAAGATTGGACCATCGACGATTGCTTTCGATGTGTTCCGGCAAGGAAGTCGCCGGCCACTTCGTACGAGAGTCTGGACCACCAGCCACCCGACAGCGGGTTGGAGCTCAACGCCGGAATACCGATCACGATTAGTTTGCACGAACCGGATGCTTCCAACGAAAAAACTCCTCTGGAAGTTTCACGCATGCGACGGCAGACTATGAAACGGATTGCCCGTCAGGCCAGCACTATGGATACACAGAAAACGGCAGACGGGGCGATGCAGTTGACCTATTGGTTCTAA
- the LOC128741473 gene encoding carcinine transporter isoform X2: MTDVPGDYWCRIPELQNFSAEERRQYGIPVVERDGIEEFSKCSRYAVNWNDLINSTDMELVIPNSSWPVENCRDGWEYNTTEVKSSIVIDFDLVCEYDIYPTLGLVALNTGGPVGVYLFGMLNDRAGRRTSYFSCLATLLLGSFITAASTDFGMWAFSRVIVGLTIPAVYQIPFIIALELVGPNYRSFVTVMTCTFYTFGLMMLAGVTYLIRDWVELTLYTSVPFLLYFLYLIIMPESPRWLLMKGRLEEALKILEQMAKVNGKQFPAAFKNKLQQRMLAEKSRTVKREEVSIGAFDLCRTPNMRLKTILITLNWFVNETVYLGLSYYGPSLGENQYLSFFLSSLVEIPSYVICWIAMDRWGRRWPMCMLMILGGISCVATVVLPEDAVTETLILYLLSKAALSASFLIIYPFAGELYPTQVRGVGIGTSSYIGGLGLIVIPFITYLGKENLILPLVIMGCISVAGGFTGLRLPETLHHRLPQTLEDGELFGKDWTIDDCFRCVPARKSPATSYESLDHQPPDSGLELNAGIPITISLHEPDASNEKTPLEVSRMRRQTMKRIARQASTMDTQKTADGAMQLTYWF; the protein is encoded by the exons ATGACAGACGTTCCCGGTGACTATTGGTGCCGTATACCGGAGCTGCAGAATTTCAGCGCAGAGGAGCGAAGGCAGTACGGCATTCCAGTGGTTGAG CGCGATGGTATCGAGGAGTTCAGTAAATGCAGCCGTTATGCAGTGAATTGGAACGATCTTATAAATAGTACAGACATGGAGTTGGTTATTCCAAACAGTTCGTGGCCAGTGGAAAATTGTCGCGATGGCTGGGAATACAACACCACCGAGGTGAAATCATCGATTGTGATTGAT TTCGATTTGGTGTGCGAGTACGACATCTATCCCACGCTAGGACTAGTGGCACTGAACACGGGCGGCCCGGTTGGGGTGTACCTGTTCGGAATGCTGAACGATCGCGCCGGTCGTAGGACATCGTACTTTTCATGTCTGGCAACACTACTGCTGGGCAGTTTCATTACGGCCGCTAGCACTGATTTTGGCATGTGGGCTTTCAGCCGTGTTATCGTGGGCCTCACAATCCCCGCCGTATACCAAATCCCGTTCATTATTGCGCTGGAACTGGTCGGGCCGAACTATCGGTCGTTCGTTACCGTTATGACGTGTACCTTCTACACCTTCGGGCTGATGATGCTGGCGGGGGTGACCTATCTGATCCGAGATTGGGTTGAACTGACCCTGTACACTTCGGTGCCGTTTCTGTTGTATTTTCTGTACTTGATTATAATGCCCGAATCGCCGAGGTGGCTTCTGATGAAGGGTCGGCTGGAGGAGGCACTGAAAATTCTCGAACAGATGGCGAAGGTGAATGGGAAGCAGTTTCCGGCTGCgtttaaaaataaactgcaACAGAGGATGTTGGCGGAGAAAAGTAGAACCGTGAAGAGGGAGGAAGTATCGATCGGTGCGTTCGACCTATGTCGAACGCCCAATATGAGACTGAAAACTATTCTAATCACGCTGAACTGGTTTGTGAACGAGACGGTTTATCTAGGGTTAAGTTATTACGGACCGTCGCTGGGGGAGAATCAGTATCTGAGCTTTTTCCTCTCGTCGTTGGTGGAAATTCCTAGCTACGTGATATGCTGGATCGCTATGGACCGATGGGGCAGGCGGTGGCCGAtgtgtatgctgatgatcttgGG aGGGATTAGTTGCGTAGCAACCGTTGTTCTGCCGGAGGACGCAGTCACGGAGACGTTGATACTTTACCTGTTGTCGAAGGCAGCACTGTCAGCTTCATTTCTCATTATTTATCCCTTTGCTGGGGAGCTGTATCCCACACAGGTGCGTGGAGTCGGAATCGGAACCTCCAGTTATATTGGAGGACTAGGTCTGATTGTGATACCATTTATTACTTATTTG GGAAAAGAAAACCTAATTCTACCGCTAGTTATTATGGGTTGCATATCGGTGGCTGGTGGATTCACGGGACTGCGTCTACCGGAAACTCTTCACCATCGGCTGCCCCAGACGTTGGAAGACGGCGAACTGTTCGGTAAAGATTGGACCATCGACGATTGCTTTCGATGTGTTCCGGCAAGGAAGTCGCCGGCCACTTCGTACGAGAGTCTGGACCACCAGCCACCCGACAGCGGGTTGGAGCTCAACGCCGGAATACCGATCACGATTAGTTTGCACGAACCGGATGCTTCCAACGAAAAAACTCCTCTGGAAGTTTCACGCATGCGACGGCAGACTATGAAACGGATTGCCCGTCAGGCCAGCACTATGGATACACAGAAAACGGCAGACGGGGCGATGCAGTTGACCTATTGGTTCTAA
- the LOC128741473 gene encoding carcinine transporter isoform X1: MDAKSEPVEEENEKIASEEPFDLDELLPAIGEFGRYQKLLLWLICLPACIPCGFCAFNQLFMTDVPGDYWCRIPELQNFSAEERRQYGIPVVERDGIEEFSKCSRYAVNWNDLINSTDMELVIPNSSWPVENCRDGWEYNTTEVKSSIVIDFDLVCEYDIYPTLGLVALNTGGPVGVYLFGMLNDRAGRRTSYFSCLATLLLGSFITAASTDFGMWAFSRVIVGLTIPAVYQIPFIIALELVGPNYRSFVTVMTCTFYTFGLMMLAGVTYLIRDWVELTLYTSVPFLLYFLYLIIMPESPRWLLMKGRLEEALKILEQMAKVNGKQFPAAFKNKLQQRMLAEKSRTVKREEVSIGAFDLCRTPNMRLKTILITLNWFVNETVYLGLSYYGPSLGENQYLSFFLSSLVEIPSYVICWIAMDRWGRRWPMCMLMILGGISCVATVVLPEDAVTETLILYLLSKAALSASFLIIYPFAGELYPTQVRGVGIGTSSYIGGLGLIVIPFITYLGKENLILPLVIMGCISVAGGFTGLRLPETLHHRLPQTLEDGELFGKDWTIDDCFRCVPARKSPATSYESLDHQPPDSGLELNAGIPITISLHEPDASNEKTPLEVSRMRRQTMKRIARQASTMDTQKTADGAMQLTYWF; the protein is encoded by the exons GAACCATTCGACCTTGACGAGCTACTACCGGCAATAGGCGAATTCGGACGGTACCAAAAACTATTGCTCTGGCTGATATGTCTTCCGGCCTGCATTCCGTGCGGGTTCTGTGCCTTCAATCAGCTGTTTATGACAGACGTTCCCGGTGACTATTGGTGCCGTATACCGGAGCTGCAGAATTTCAGCGCAGAGGAGCGAAGGCAGTACGGCATTCCAGTGGTTGAG CGCGATGGTATCGAGGAGTTCAGTAAATGCAGCCGTTATGCAGTGAATTGGAACGATCTTATAAATAGTACAGACATGGAGTTGGTTATTCCAAACAGTTCGTGGCCAGTGGAAAATTGTCGCGATGGCTGGGAATACAACACCACCGAGGTGAAATCATCGATTGTGATTGAT TTCGATTTGGTGTGCGAGTACGACATCTATCCCACGCTAGGACTAGTGGCACTGAACACGGGCGGCCCGGTTGGGGTGTACCTGTTCGGAATGCTGAACGATCGCGCCGGTCGTAGGACATCGTACTTTTCATGTCTGGCAACACTACTGCTGGGCAGTTTCATTACGGCCGCTAGCACTGATTTTGGCATGTGGGCTTTCAGCCGTGTTATCGTGGGCCTCACAATCCCCGCCGTATACCAAATCCCGTTCATTATTGCGCTGGAACTGGTCGGGCCGAACTATCGGTCGTTCGTTACCGTTATGACGTGTACCTTCTACACCTTCGGGCTGATGATGCTGGCGGGGGTGACCTATCTGATCCGAGATTGGGTTGAACTGACCCTGTACACTTCGGTGCCGTTTCTGTTGTATTTTCTGTACTTGATTATAATGCCCGAATCGCCGAGGTGGCTTCTGATGAAGGGTCGGCTGGAGGAGGCACTGAAAATTCTCGAACAGATGGCGAAGGTGAATGGGAAGCAGTTTCCGGCTGCgtttaaaaataaactgcaACAGAGGATGTTGGCGGAGAAAAGTAGAACCGTGAAGAGGGAGGAAGTATCGATCGGTGCGTTCGACCTATGTCGAACGCCCAATATGAGACTGAAAACTATTCTAATCACGCTGAACTGGTTTGTGAACGAGACGGTTTATCTAGGGTTAAGTTATTACGGACCGTCGCTGGGGGAGAATCAGTATCTGAGCTTTTTCCTCTCGTCGTTGGTGGAAATTCCTAGCTACGTGATATGCTGGATCGCTATGGACCGATGGGGCAGGCGGTGGCCGAtgtgtatgctgatgatcttgGG aGGGATTAGTTGCGTAGCAACCGTTGTTCTGCCGGAGGACGCAGTCACGGAGACGTTGATACTTTACCTGTTGTCGAAGGCAGCACTGTCAGCTTCATTTCTCATTATTTATCCCTTTGCTGGGGAGCTGTATCCCACACAGGTGCGTGGAGTCGGAATCGGAACCTCCAGTTATATTGGAGGACTAGGTCTGATTGTGATACCATTTATTACTTATTTG GGAAAAGAAAACCTAATTCTACCGCTAGTTATTATGGGTTGCATATCGGTGGCTGGTGGATTCACGGGACTGCGTCTACCGGAAACTCTTCACCATCGGCTGCCCCAGACGTTGGAAGACGGCGAACTGTTCGGTAAAGATTGGACCATCGACGATTGCTTTCGATGTGTTCCGGCAAGGAAGTCGCCGGCCACTTCGTACGAGAGTCTGGACCACCAGCCACCCGACAGCGGGTTGGAGCTCAACGCCGGAATACCGATCACGATTAGTTTGCACGAACCGGATGCTTCCAACGAAAAAACTCCTCTGGAAGTTTCACGCATGCGACGGCAGACTATGAAACGGATTGCCCGTCAGGCCAGCACTATGGATACACAGAAAACGGCAGACGGGGCGATGCAGTTGACCTATTGGTTCTAA